A window from Osmia bicornis bicornis unplaced genomic scaffold, iOsmBic2.1, whole genome shotgun sequence encodes these proteins:
- the LOC123989155 gene encoding uncharacterized protein LOC123989155, translated as MAPPILRKLTVVQYSRLAEIELTSTRLREKERSSFNRNIIASRIESLQEIWRDVRSAHAEISIRDDAGVDAYMTDNVIQRLQTAYEDTLDFLLTVQAELQAADQSTLPTGPPIASSSITPEPRTAKLPKLELPTFSGEYEDWENFCDLFTTLVHDAPGLADASKLQ; from the coding sequence ATGGCTCCTCCAATATTGAGGAAACTCACGGTGGTGCAATACTCGCGATTGGCGGAAATCGAGTTGACGAGTACTCGATTAAGAGAGAAGGAGCGCAGCTCGTTTAATCGGAATATCATAGCTTCGCGAATTGAGTCTCTTCAAGAAATTTGGAGGGATGTGCGTAGTGCGCATGCCGAAATTTCAATTCGTGACGATGCTGGGGTTGACGCGTATATGACGGATAACGTGATTCAGCGATTACAAACGGCGTACGAGGATACGCTTGATTTCTTGCTAACAGTACAAGCGGAACTACAGGCTGCGGATCAGTCTACTTTACCGACTGGACCACCGATAGCCAGTTCTTCGATAACACCCGAGCCTCGTACAGCTAAGCTTCCGAAGTTAGAATTACCTACGTTTTCCGGCGAATACGAGGATTGGGAAAACTTTTGTGACTTATTTACCACACTGGTTCACGATGCACCCGGTCTTGCTGATGCGTCTAAGTTgcaataa